The segment GTTAAAATCGGCGCCTTTAAAATATAGGGGGGGGGTACGATGAATTCTAAAGTTTCAAAAATCATTATTTTAGCTTGTACTTGCTCATCTCTATCAGCGAGTGAGTTTTGGGCTAGTGGCGTGAGTATAAATAGTGGTTGGAGTGCGTATTTGCAGCATCCAAATCAATGCTGGGGCGCCGTAGCTGGTAACACTCTTGGCTGGTGGCAAAAGAATTTAACAATCGATGTAGATTTAAAAGAAGGTGCACCACAAGGCAATGAAGCTATCACAGATTGGTTTTATCAGAAATATCCACATATTCAAGGTGGATTACAACCGTATCGTGGGATGATCTACTATCTTGAAGAGTTTTCGCCAAATTTCAAAATCTACGAAAATAACAATAATCCAACATATTTAGAAAGAGAGTATGGTCCAACTAAGATTAGTGGAGCGCCATTTTGGACTGAGAGATATAACTATCAAAGTGAAGGTATCACAAAATCTTTGATAGAAAACTTCCAAACAGGCAAGGTCGTAGCTGCGCTTACTGATGATACTCACACGGTTACGCTTTGGGGGATTGAAGTCGATGAAAAAACTGGCAAGATCAAAAAAGGCTATGTGAGCGACTCTGTCAAAGATAAGGCTGGCCAACTCACTCTAAGAGAGGTTATAGGCAATTACGCCCCTGATAATAAAGGCAATGAAACTTTCCGCTTTCTTTATAGCTACTATGTAGCTAGCACAAATACTTATGTTACGGATCTTTATGAGATTTATAGTATTACATATCTAAGCATAGACGAAGCTAGAAATAACGGCACATATGTGGATAGCTCTAATAGAAAAGATTGCTTATTAAGCGTTTTAGCTGGCAGTGAGTGGGCTTGCGGAATTTCAACTAGTGAAGGCAATCAAGGCTCAAGCAACACCGAAAATACAGAAAATACTGGAAATTCAGGTAGCCAAAATAGTGGTAACCAAAGCAACACCGGAAATTTAAATAACCAAGGCTCTACTGGCAACGAAAACACAAATCAAGGTAATACTGGTAGTGGTAGCACAACTCCAGAAAATGGCAACAACAACAGCGGAAATTCCAATAATCAAGGCGGTATCTCTAGCGAAAGTGGCACAAATTTAATTACTCAATCTGTCCAAAATGAGGTAAATAAACATAGTGAGCTTAATCTAGCCTTAGAAACAATAGGCGATACAACCCTATACAAAATCCAAAAAAACGGCAAAGATATAGCCTTATATAACCCAAATTTAAGCACTCCGCTTGTGGTAAATAGAGGCTTGGTTAATTACAACATTACTAAAAATGATAATGGTGGCATAGATATAACCAAATCTACAAATCAAGCAGCGCTCAAAGAGGCCAACGACGCTTCTAAGCTAAGTATGGATATAAACTACGCTGATATCAATAATCTAAATAAAAGGATGGGTGAGTTAAGAGGTATTAACGCAACTGCTGGTAGCTGGGCTAGAATTTTGGGCGGACAGGGCAGTAGCGATGGATTTGAGAATAAATTTACCCATGTTCAAGCTGGTTTTGATAAACAAAGCCAAATTTCAGGTGGATCTATCTTTAGCGGTATTACAGTAACTCACACAAGTAGCGATATAGATGGCGATAACGCAAAAGGCGATGTCAAAACAATCGGCGGTGGATTTTATATCTCTGGAGTATTTGATAATGGCTGGTATGTGGATGCCATCGCAAAATACACAAGCAATAACCACAAAATGGATTATAACTTCCCAAATATGAGTTTGAGCTTTTTAAATAGTGATTATAATACAAACTCACTCTATCTAGGTGGGGAATTTGGATATAGATTTGATTTTAATAATTTTTATATCGAGCCTCAAGCCGAGTTTGTCTATCTCAACACTAGTGGCGCAACTATAAATAGCAATGGGTTTGAAATGGAAATTAAAAGCTCTGATTTGCTAGTTGGTAGGGCTGGATTTAACTTCGCTAGAGAGGTTTGGCTAGGCAAGATTAGGGCTTATGCGCTTGGTGGTCTTAGCTATCAATGGGAGATGGTGAAAAATGCTGAAATCCTAATAGATGGCGATAGCGCTAAAAACAATGATAAAGACTCTAGAATGCTTATGAATTTGGGTCTAAATATGGTAGCTAGTGAGAATTTAAGAATTGGCTTAACTTTAGAAAAATCAGCCTTCGGCGATTACGATACTGATTTGGCTGTGAATTTAAATGCTAGGTATTCTTTTTAAGCTGGGTAGAGTGAGATATTTTTAAATTTTTTATTTAGTGTTAAATTTATTTTGCTAGACTTATGCGCAAATTTAAATTGGAGGAAAAATGAGTCTATATAATAGAAATCTTTCATCACAGCAAAGTGATTTTAGTCGCGCTTATGAGAGTGAGCAATCCATAAGCGCTAGAGCGACTTTTGTTAAGCAAACTTATAAGCTTCTTAGTGCTTCTCTTTTGGCTGCGACTGCGGGTGCTTATATCGGTGTTGATTATGTCAAAAGCTTTAGCTGGGTGCTTTTGATCCTTGAATTTGCGATGCTTTTTGGGCTATTTTTCACTCGTAAAAACCCAACTCTAGCGCTATTTTTGCTATTTGGATTTACCTTTGTGAGTGGCCTTACTTTAGGTCCAGCGCTTAATACCTATATTGGTGCTGGTATGGGGCATATAATTACTCAAGCATTTTTGATGACTACTGTGGCTTTTGGTGGGCTAACTATTTTTGCTTTTAATACTAAGCGTGATTTTTCATCAATGGGTAAAATGCTATTTATCACGCTAATTGTGATTGTGGTTGCTGGACTTTTGAATTTATTCTTCCAAAGCACAATGTTAGCAACCATTATTTCAGCAGTTGGTGCGATACTATTTAGTGCATATATCTTATATGATACTCAGATGATTTTGCGTGGCGGATATGATAGTCCTGTGCTTGCGGCAGTTTCGTTGTATCTAGATATTTTAAATTTATTTATCTCTCTTCTTAATCTTCTTGGCATATTTAACCGAGAATAATCATAGCCACCGCTGTGGTGGCTTAACTAAATTTTTAATTTATTTTGATATAATCGCCAGTTAATTACACTATTCAAAGGATACTCGTGAGTTCAGTTTTTCTTATTATTCAGGTTTTGTTAGCAGTCATTTTGACTATTGTTATATTACTGCAAAAGAGCGCATCTATGGGTCTTGGAGTTTATAGCGGGAGCAACGAAAGTCTATTTGGGGCCAAAGGTCCAGCTGGATTTTTGGCTAAATTTACATTTTTTATGGGCTTTTTGTTTGTTATTAACACCCTAGCCCTTGGATATACATATAATCAATCTTTGCGTGATTCTGTAGTTGATAGTGCGAAATTTGATTCAATCCAAGCACCACAAGCCCCAAATACCAACATAATACCTACAGCACCAGCGGCACCAACAGCTGAAAATAACACAACAGCCAACTAAAAGGATAGATATGCTAAATGAAATTTACAACAACCAAAAACTACACAACGACAAAGCGTTAGAGGCTTTAAAGCGTGATTTTACCACACTTCGCACCGGCAAAGTGAGCATTAATATCTTAGATCATGTCCATGTAGATTACTATGGAAGCCCTACTGCCTTAAATCAAGTTGCCACCGTTTTAGCTACTGATGCTAGCACAATTACCATCACTCCATGGGAAAAATCTATGCTAAAAACTATCGCTACGGCGATTCAAGCGGCAAATATAGGCGTAAATCCAAATAACGATGGCGAGAGTGTTAAGCTATTTTTCCCTCCGATGACAACAGAAGATCGCCAAAAAAATGCCAAAGAGGCAAAAGCGATGGGCGAAAAAGCCAAAGTAGCTATCAGAAACATCAGAAAAGATGCTAATGATGAGATCAAAAAGATAGAAAAAGACAAAACCCTAAGCGAAGATGAGATCAAAAAAGGCTATGACGAAGTCCAAAAAATCACCGATAATTATATCACCAAAGTAGATCAAATAGTAAAAGATAAAGAAGCTGAACTTTTAAAGGTTTGATATGAATTTAGAACAAATTTACAAAGATGCCAAAGCCTATTTAGAGGGGCATTTTTTGCTAAGTAGTGGCAATCACTCGCAATTTTATCTACAGAGTGCTAAGGTCTTAGAAGATCCGATTTTAACAGGCGTTTTGTGTGATGAGTTATATAAGCAAATTTCACAAGCTGGAGTTGAATTTGATAGTGTTTGCTCGCCTGCGCTTGGGGGGATTTTGGCCGGATATGAGCTAGCTAGAGCTGGTAAAAAGAGATTTATCTTTGCTGAAAGGGTAGATAGCGTGATGAGCCTTAGGCGTGGATTTAGCGTTGAAAAAGGCGAGAGATTTATAATATGCGAAGATATCATCACAACAGGCGGATCGGCCTTAGAGAGTGCGAAGATTATTGAGAGTTTAGGTGGCGTTGTAGTGGGATTTGCGGCGCTTGCGAATCGTGGATTTTGTTCTGTTAGTGGATTAAATAACGAAAGAAAAGATAGCTGTAAATTGCCGATTAATAAACCGCTTTTTGCTCTTGGTAATTTTGAGTTTGAAATTTATCCGCCAGAGTCTTGTCCATTGTGTAAAAATGGCTCAAAAGCATTCAAGCCTGGGAGCCGTGGCAACGCATGAGTAAGGCAGTAGCCGCTAATATCTTTAGTAGGGTAAAAGCGTTTATTATGGATATGTTTTTTATAGCGGCTCCGCTTTTGTATCTTATGACTTATATAATTTTAAATGGCAAGGATGAGTTTCAAAGCAATCAACTAGCTATATTTTTGGTTTGGCTAGTTTTTGGGCTGATACAATCTCTGTTTTTTGTTTTTAAGGCTCAAAGTCCTGGGTATAAGGCACAAGGGATCTATCTAGTTGGCTTAAATGGCAAAAAGGCGAATTTGATCATCTATCTGCTTAGATATTTTTTCTTTATTACCACTTTTATTATAGGTGGGTCGTTTTTTTGCTTTTTTAGGAGAGATAAGCGGAATTTACACGATCTGTTAGCTGGAACTATCGTAGTCCAAAAGAGTTATTAAGAGTTTATTTATCTTAATTTTGTATTATTTCATTTTTAAATTTATATAAGGATTTAACATGTCAGTAACTTTCAAAGGTACAGCAGTAGAGTTAGAAGGAAAAGGCGTAAATGTAGGTCAAAGAGCGCCAGAAGTTGATCTAGTAGCTAAGGATCTATCTAGCCTAAAAGTAGGCGGCGCAAGTGGGAAATTCCAAGTCTTAATAGTAGTCCCAAGCCTAGATACAGGAGTTTGTGCGACTGAAGCTAGAACATTTAACCAAAAAGTAGCTAGCAAAAGCAATGTTGAAGCTACGGTTATATCGTTAGATCTTCCATTTGCTATGGGGAGATTTTGCTCGACTGAAGGAATCGAAAATTTAAGAGTGGCTAGTGATTTCAGAGGTGCGAAATTTGGCAAAGAGTATGGTGTTTTACTAGCTAGTAGTCCGCTTGCTGGATTGCTAACTCGTGCTATTTTCGTAATTGATCCAAATGGTGTTGTAGTTTATAAAGAGCTAGTTAGCGAAATCACAACTGAGCCAAACTACGACGCAGCATTGAAAGCTATCGGCGGTGGTTGCGGTTGTGGCTGCTCTCACTAAGTGAATTTTAAGCGTTATTATATCACGCTTTTTAGCGAAATTTGGAGCCATAATCGCTTTTAAATTTCGCTAATCTATCGCTATTTTATCCATTTTCTACTATTTAGCTATTTAAAGATTTTTATTATTGTATAATTTCACTCAACCATCATAGATAGAAGGAAAAATATGAATTTAAGCCTTAAATTTAGACCGACAAAAATCAGCCAAATGGTAGGTCAAGATGATATTAGAGAAATTTTTACGAAATTTATAGAGAATAAAAATATACCACATAGCTTGTTTTACGGCACAGCCGGAAGTGGCAAAACTACGATGGCTAAGATCATTGCTAAGGAGATGGATTATGAATTTTTCGAGCTTGATGGGGCGAATTTAAAAAGCGAAGAAGTCCGTAAAATCATAGCTAAATTTGACGGCTCACTATATTTACCACTTATATTTATCGATGAATTTCATCGCCTTAGCAAGACTCAACAAGAGACGCTTTTGATCCCAATGGAAGAGAAAAAATGTATTATAATTGGCGCCACCACCGAAAATCCCAAATTCTCTGTAAGTAGCGGAATCCGCTCTAGGATGATGATATTTGAGTTTAAACCACTATCATATAGGGATTTAGAGCTTTTATTAGCTGATATTCAAAAGAGTGTATATTTTGAGATTGATGAGAGTGCTAAGGATTATCTCATCAGCTCTAGCGGTGGCGATGCTAGAAGTATGCTAAATTTGCTAGAATACGCCCTAAGTGTGGATAAAAATATAAATTTAAAGATTTTAAAAACCCTAAGATGCTCTAGCTTTAGCGAAGGTAGCAGTAGTAAAGATACCCATTATAACCTAATAAGTGCGATGATAAAGAGCCTAAGGGGTAGTGATATCGATGCGGCGATATACTACCTAGCAAGGCTTATAGCAGCTGAGGAGGAGCCTGAGTTTTTGGCTAGAAGGATGGTGATTTTTGCTAGCGAGGATATAGGTAATGCCAATCCAAATGCCCTAAATGTAGCCACAAATACCATGCTAGCAGCATCAAAAATAGGCTATCCAGAAGCTAGAATTATCCTAAGTCAATGTGCCGTCTATCTGGCTAGTTCGCCTAAATCCAACTCTAGTTACAAGGCTATAAATTTCGCACTTGATTATATAGCTAAAAATCCAGCCTTACCAGTGCCGCCATATCTTATTAATACAGATGAGGCCAAAAAAGACTATCTATATCCGCATGATTTTGGTGGATGGGTGGAGCAAAAGTATATGCAAAAAGATATTAAATTCTATCATAGCAACTCTATTGGATTTGAAAAAACTCTAGATGATTGGATAGAAAAAATCAAATTTAAAAACTAGTTTATAGTGAGGCTAATAGGGTATTTTTAATCTTAATTTAAGTATTGATTATGATTAAATTTGCTAGAATAGTCACTTTATAAATTTCATAATTAATAAAATAAAAATATGGGGGGGGGTGTAGTGCGAGAAGTGTTTTATATAGCTGGATTTGATCCTAGAAGCCCAAAATACTACTACTCCATCTTTAAAAACAATATCCATAAAACAAGCGCAATAGAGCAAAATGAGCTAAATATAAGCAAACTCAAAAAAGATGAGCTATTCTATTTTAATGCCTATTATAAGGGCGTTAAAACCAAATATAATTTTCTCATTTGGAACGATATAGTAAAAGAGCATTTTTGTAAAAGATTTTTTGAAGTTTTTGGGGCTTTGTTTGTGGCGCTCTTTAATTACCCTATATCCGGCGCTGTCTATATGGTGGCTAGATACTCACGCACTCAGCTAATTGCTGGATATTATCCTATAGTTTTTATATTGTTGTCATATTTTTTGACGGGATTTTTTTGTTACGGGCTTAGCTATTTTATCCAAAATTATATTTTGTGGATTATTTGTTCTATTTTACTCTTTTATCTAGCTACTAAGGGGATATTCTATTTAGGGATGAATGCGGGGATGTTTTGGCTACTTAGCATTTATAGATTTTGTTATAAATATGCTAGAAGCGAGATTAAAGGCATTAATGAGAGAAATGAGAGCTTTGCTAATGAGATTATAAAAAGCTTAAAAAATAATAAATTTAGCAATGACGAAGTGATGATAGTAGCTCATAGCGTTGGGGCGATTATAGCTATTAGTAGCGTGGCAAGAGTGATAGAAAAAAGCAAGATTGAAGGGCTAAATATATCAAATTTAAAGCTTGTTTTAATAGGCGGATGTATTCCGCTTGTATCATTTCATAAATACGCAGATAAATTTAAAAAAGAGCTTGAGATAGTAGCAAATTCTGGCATCACCTGGCTGGATTTTAGCTCTAAGATTGATGGAGCGTGCTTTTTTAAGGTAGATTATATCAAGCTTTTAAGGCGAAATGCTAAATCACCAAAGCTAATATCAGTTGGATTTTTTAAAATTTATGATAAAAAAACATACAAAAATATAAGATATAAGTGGTATCAAGTTCATTTTTTGTATCTTAAAGCAACTCAAATTCGTGGTGGGTATGATTATTTTTATTTAACCATAGACCCTAACAGACTTGAAGATAAGAAATTTTAAGGAGCCAATTATGGGAGTTTGTCCATTTCACCCAAAACCGCATAGTAGCAAAGCTGGACTCATCACTACATTTTTCTTAAAACGCAGATCGTGGCTTGATGGTTTATATGAAAAGAGCTATAAAATGCGAGTTGGTAGAGTCAAAATGCCTGGATTTGATCTTTTTGTGGTAAATGATCCTAAAGAAGTTCGCAAAATTATGGTAGATAATGTAAAGGAATTTCCAAAAAGCGATATGCTACACGAGCTTTTAAAGCCACTTTTGGGCGTGAGTATATTTACCACCAATGGCGAAGTGTGGAAAAAGCAAAGAGAGCTTTTGCGGCCTAGCTTTGAGATGACTAGGATTAGCAAAGTTTTTGATCTTATGAGTAGTGCGGCTGCTGATATGATGGAGAGATTTAGAAAGTATGAAGATGGCGCCGTCGTCGAAGTTGATGAGCATATGACCTTTGTAACTGCTGATGTGATATTTCGCACGATAATGAGCGCAAAACTAGATGAAGAAAAGGGCAAGGAGATTTTAGACGCTTTTGTAACTTTCCAAGAAGAGACTGCCAAAACGGCTATTAGAAAGTTTTTTTGTGTGCCACAATGGTTATCAAATTTGCTTGGCGAAAACAAAAGGATAAAAGCCGGAGCGGTGATTAGAAAAAATCTTTCAAATATCATCAAACCTAGATATGATAACTACGCTAATGATACGCATTGCGATATCTTATCCTCGCTTTTACACACTACTGATGCTGATAGCGGGGAGAGATTTAGCTTTGAAGAGATCCTAGATCAGGTCTCAATGCTATTTTTAGCAGGTCATGAGACCACAGCTAGCTCACTTACATGGACGCTATATTGCCTAAGCCTAGATCAAGATGCGCAACAAAAGGCCTATAATGAGATAATTAGCATCAACAAAGATAGCAAATTTGAAATTTCTGATATAAGAGATATGAAGTATCTAACCAATGTTTTTAAAGAAGCACTAAGACTATATCCGCCGGTTGGCTTTTTTGCTCGTCAAAACAAAAATGAGATAAAAATCAGAGATAAAGTCTTACAAAAGGGCGCTGGCGTAGTGGTAGCTCCGTGGCTGATACATAGGCATGATGATTATTGGGAAGCCCCACATGAGTTTAGGCCAGAAAGGCATAATGAAAATATCCCAAAAGAAAGGTATATGCCCTTTGGCCTAGGTGAGAGAGTTTGCATCGGACATGGCTTTGCTATGCAAGAAGCAATCATAATTTTGGCTAATATTTTAAGGGAATTTAAACTAGAGTTAAAAGATGGCTTCATCCCTGATGTAGTAGGCAGGCTCACTATCCGTTCAGCAAATGGAATGATGATTAAGATGACTCAAAGGCACTAAATTTGAGATTAAAAGAGAAATTAGCTGGGACTATCTTGCTTTGTGCTTTGGTGCCGCTAGCAATAATTGGTTATATTTATATTACTATTGTAGGCACTTTTGGCGATCCAACTCGTGCTAGACAAGGGGTTAGAGCACTTGATCACTTTGTCAATGCAACTATATTTAACGGCTATGCGTGGGAGTCAGTCTCTAGCCATGCCTGGAGAATGCGTCATAAAAGATGGGCTAAAATCGTGATTTTTATAACAGATAAATTCCAAAAAAACCACTGCCAAAGAGCCAACAAAAGAGAGCAACCAATTATAGATCTGATGCTTAGTAGAAGGCTAAATGAACAGACAATAGGCAAAAGAAAATTCAATAAAAATAGCTAAGATTTTAAGCTATATTTTAATGGATTTTAAGTAAAATTCAAGCTTTAAAGGAAATTTGGAAAGATTATAAATGAAAAGATTGTTATCAATTTTAGCTATTATCGCTACCACCGCTACGGCAGCACTGCAAACAGAATCTATAAATTCAATAAACTCATCAGCACTAACCACGCAATCTAATACCACAAATCAAACCACCTCGCCAGATCTAAATCAAAGTATCTATACCAATACCACTACTCAAAGCGTTTTTGGCGAGAATTTATTTAATGGCAACTTCACTATGGTGAGCCAACATATCTATAATCCAGATTATATTTTAGCTATTGGTGATGTGGTAAATGTGAAGTTATGGGGTGCGTATGAGTTTGAGCAGCAATTAACGGTTGATTCTCAAGGTAATATATTTTTGCCAAAAGTTGGCGTTATCAGACTTCTAGGTGTGAAAAACTCAAATTTAGTTACGACTATATCAAAGAGTGTAAAAAGGGTATTTAAAGAGAATGTTCATGTCTATGCGGATATGGGAATTTATCAAAATGTCTCTATATTTGTTACAGGAAATGTCAATAAACCAGGCCTATATCAAGGACTTAGCTCTGATTCTTTGATTCAGTTTATAGACAAGGCCGGTGGTATAAATCCGCAATATGGTAGCTTTCGTAATATTACAGTAGTTCGCAATAATCAGCCATATAAGAGTATAGATCTGTATGATTTTATGGTAGATGGCAAGATCGAGATGTTTGCGCTTAAAAATGGCGATGTGATATTAGTAGGTAGTGTAGGGGCGTATATGAGTGCTAGCGGAGAGGTGCTTCGCTCATATAGATTTGAAGCCAAAGACGGCACAATGAGCTTAAAAGAGCTATCAAGACTAGCTGGTATCAAACCAGTCGTAACTCAAGCAATCGTAAGAAGCCACACAGACAATAGCCAAATTCAAATCAATAGCTATCCACTAGCTAAATTCGACTCTGTTAGCCTAAGGGCCGGTGATGCGGTGGAGTTTATGACTGATCACTCTGCTAGAGAGGTGCGTGTAAATATAGATGGAGAGCATAGCGGATCACGAGCGATAGTGATGCCAAAGGGGGCTACTCTTGGGGATCTTATGGATAAGATCGGCTTTAATCCGCAGTCAAATATAGATGCACTTCAGCTATTTAGAAAAAGCGTGGCTAAAATGCAAAAAAATTTGATAGAATCGTACCTAAGAGAGCTTGAGTCCATCGCCCTTACAACTTCATCAGATACAACTCAAGAAGCGCAAATTAGAGCAACTGAAGCTAAGGCGATTTTGGATTTTATAGAGCGTGCTAGAATGGTAGAGCCAAAAGGTCAAGTAGTAATTAGTAATAAAGATGATATCTACCAAATCGTATTACAAGAAGATGATACCATATATATCCCAACTAAGGATAATATCGTCATCGTCCAAGGCGAAGTCTCTATGCCAGGGGCCTTTACCCATGTGGCGGATTCTGATATTGAAGATTATATCAAGATGGCTGGCGATCTAAGCTCTAGGGCCGATAGTAGTAGAGTTATCCTAGTATCAGCCAATGGCAAAGCCGGTAAATTCAGAGCTTCAAGTGGCGAGAATGTCTATCCGGGGGATTCGATTTTGGTTTTACCAAAAGTAGAGACCAAAATGCTACAAGCTACAAGTATCTTAACCCAAATTCTATATCAACTAGCAATCGCTGCTAAAGTGGTGATAGATCTGTAAGGGCATTAGATAGAGAGAATAAATTTAATTTTAT is part of the Campylobacter lanienae NCTC 13004 genome and harbors:
- a CDS encoding autotransporter outer membrane beta-barrel domain-containing protein, translating into MNSKVSKIIILACTCSSLSASEFWASGVSINSGWSAYLQHPNQCWGAVAGNTLGWWQKNLTIDVDLKEGAPQGNEAITDWFYQKYPHIQGGLQPYRGMIYYLEEFSPNFKIYENNNNPTYLEREYGPTKISGAPFWTERYNYQSEGITKSLIENFQTGKVVAALTDDTHTVTLWGIEVDEKTGKIKKGYVSDSVKDKAGQLTLREVIGNYAPDNKGNETFRFLYSYYVASTNTYVTDLYEIYSITYLSIDEARNNGTYVDSSNRKDCLLSVLAGSEWACGISTSEGNQGSSNTENTENTGNSGSQNSGNQSNTGNLNNQGSTGNENTNQGNTGSGSTTPENGNNNSGNSNNQGGISSESGTNLITQSVQNEVNKHSELNLALETIGDTTLYKIQKNGKDIALYNPNLSTPLVVNRGLVNYNITKNDNGGIDITKSTNQAALKEANDASKLSMDINYADINNLNKRMGELRGINATAGSWARILGGQGSSDGFENKFTHVQAGFDKQSQISGGSIFSGITVTHTSSDIDGDNAKGDVKTIGGGFYISGVFDNGWYVDAIAKYTSNNHKMDYNFPNMSLSFLNSDYNTNSLYLGGEFGYRFDFNNFYIEPQAEFVYLNTSGATINSNGFEMEIKSSDLLVGRAGFNFAREVWLGKIRAYALGGLSYQWEMVKNAEILIDGDSAKNNDKDSRMLMNLGLNMVASENLRIGLTLEKSAFGDYDTDLAVNLNARYSF
- a CDS encoding Bax inhibitor-1/YccA family protein; the encoded protein is MSLYNRNLSSQQSDFSRAYESEQSISARATFVKQTYKLLSASLLAATAGAYIGVDYVKSFSWVLLILEFAMLFGLFFTRKNPTLALFLLFGFTFVSGLTLGPALNTYIGAGMGHIITQAFLMTTVAFGGLTIFAFNTKRDFSSMGKMLFITLIVIVVAGLLNLFFQSTMLATIISAVGAILFSAYILYDTQMILRGGYDSPVLAAVSLYLDILNLFISLLNLLGIFNRE
- the secG gene encoding preprotein translocase subunit SecG, whose protein sequence is MSSVFLIIQVLLAVILTIVILLQKSASMGLGVYSGSNESLFGAKGPAGFLAKFTFFMGFLFVINTLALGYTYNQSLRDSVVDSAKFDSIQAPQAPNTNIIPTAPAAPTAENNTTAN
- the frr gene encoding ribosome recycling factor — protein: MLNEIYNNQKLHNDKALEALKRDFTTLRTGKVSINILDHVHVDYYGSPTALNQVATVLATDASTITITPWEKSMLKTIATAIQAANIGVNPNNDGESVKLFFPPMTTEDRQKNAKEAKAMGEKAKVAIRNIRKDANDEIKKIEKDKTLSEDEIKKGYDEVQKITDNYITKVDQIVKDKEAELLKV
- the pyrE gene encoding orotate phosphoribosyltransferase, translating into MNLEQIYKDAKAYLEGHFLLSSGNHSQFYLQSAKVLEDPILTGVLCDELYKQISQAGVEFDSVCSPALGGILAGYELARAGKKRFIFAERVDSVMSLRRGFSVEKGERFIICEDIITTGGSALESAKIIESLGGVVVGFAALANRGFCSVSGLNNERKDSCKLPINKPLFALGNFEFEIYPPESCPLCKNGSKAFKPGSRGNA
- a CDS encoding RDD family protein, coding for MSKAVAANIFSRVKAFIMDMFFIAAPLLYLMTYIILNGKDEFQSNQLAIFLVWLVFGLIQSLFFVFKAQSPGYKAQGIYLVGLNGKKANLIIYLLRYFFFITTFIIGGSFFCFFRRDKRNLHDLLAGTIVVQKSY
- the tpx gene encoding thiol peroxidase, whose protein sequence is MSVTFKGTAVELEGKGVNVGQRAPEVDLVAKDLSSLKVGGASGKFQVLIVVPSLDTGVCATEARTFNQKVASKSNVEATVISLDLPFAMGRFCSTEGIENLRVASDFRGAKFGKEYGVLLASSPLAGLLTRAIFVIDPNGVVVYKELVSEITTEPNYDAALKAIGGGCGCGCSH
- a CDS encoding replication-associated recombination protein A produces the protein MNLSLKFRPTKISQMVGQDDIREIFTKFIENKNIPHSLFYGTAGSGKTTMAKIIAKEMDYEFFELDGANLKSEEVRKIIAKFDGSLYLPLIFIDEFHRLSKTQQETLLIPMEEKKCIIIGATTENPKFSVSSGIRSRMMIFEFKPLSYRDLELLLADIQKSVYFEIDESAKDYLISSSGGDARSMLNLLEYALSVDKNINLKILKTLRCSSFSEGSSSKDTHYNLISAMIKSLRGSDIDAAIYYLARLIAAEEEPEFLARRMVIFASEDIGNANPNALNVATNTMLAASKIGYPEARIILSQCAVYLASSPKSNSSYKAINFALDYIAKNPALPVPPYLINTDEAKKDYLYPHDFGGWVEQKYMQKDIKFYHSNSIGFEKTLDDWIEKIKFKN
- a CDS encoding cytochrome P450, yielding MGVCPFHPKPHSSKAGLITTFFLKRRSWLDGLYEKSYKMRVGRVKMPGFDLFVVNDPKEVRKIMVDNVKEFPKSDMLHELLKPLLGVSIFTTNGEVWKKQRELLRPSFEMTRISKVFDLMSSAAADMMERFRKYEDGAVVEVDEHMTFVTADVIFRTIMSAKLDEEKGKEILDAFVTFQEETAKTAIRKFFCVPQWLSNLLGENKRIKAGAVIRKNLSNIIKPRYDNYANDTHCDILSSLLHTTDADSGERFSFEEILDQVSMLFLAGHETTASSLTWTLYCLSLDQDAQQKAYNEIISINKDSKFEISDIRDMKYLTNVFKEALRLYPPVGFFARQNKNEIKIRDKVLQKGAGVVVAPWLIHRHDDYWEAPHEFRPERHNENIPKERYMPFGLGERVCIGHGFAMQEAIIILANILREFKLELKDGFIPDVVGRLTIRSANGMMIKMTQRH
- a CDS encoding polysaccharide biosynthesis/export family protein is translated as MKRLLSILAIIATTATAALQTESINSINSSALTTQSNTTNQTTSPDLNQSIYTNTTTQSVFGENLFNGNFTMVSQHIYNPDYILAIGDVVNVKLWGAYEFEQQLTVDSQGNIFLPKVGVIRLLGVKNSNLVTTISKSVKRVFKENVHVYADMGIYQNVSIFVTGNVNKPGLYQGLSSDSLIQFIDKAGGINPQYGSFRNITVVRNNQPYKSIDLYDFMVDGKIEMFALKNGDVILVGSVGAYMSASGEVLRSYRFEAKDGTMSLKELSRLAGIKPVVTQAIVRSHTDNSQIQINSYPLAKFDSVSLRAGDAVEFMTDHSAREVRVNIDGEHSGSRAIVMPKGATLGDLMDKIGFNPQSNIDALQLFRKSVAKMQKNLIESYLRELESIALTTSSDTTQEAQIRATEAKAILDFIERARMVEPKGQVVISNKDDIYQIVLQEDDTIYIPTKDNIVIVQGEVSMPGAFTHVADSDIEDYIKMAGDLSSRADSSRVILVSANGKAGKFRASSGENVYPGDSILVLPKVETKMLQATSILTQILYQLAIAAKVVIDL